A region from the Kazachstania africana CBS 2517 chromosome 11, complete genome genome encodes:
- the TLG1 gene encoding Tlg1p (similar to Saccharomyces cerevisiae TLG1 (YDR468C); ancestral locus Anc_5.593) has product MSSVEDPFDQVLNDTEEQIKRLKDYLKSHGNQNDAEIDGIFNDIKETIVDLERSIIVIQRSGKDTVERETRLNAVRSELDKLQIVRDSTNTANTANTFDPSETNQNVDDIEMDGGVANPFQEQMLREQDDQLDNIHKSMQTLHLHAQTMGQELEDQGQLLDDMNDKFDSVTTKLGLSRRKLEWVYEQNKEKYDNCCIGLLIVVLIVLLVLAFIA; this is encoded by the coding sequence ATGTCCTCTGTAGAAGATCCATTTGATCAAGTTCTTAATGATACTGAAGAACAAATCAAGAGGTTGAAAGATTATCTAAAATCACACGGTAATCAAAACGATGCGGAAATTGACGGTATATTCAATGACATTAAAGAAACAATTGTTGACTTAGAACGAAGCATAATTGTGATACAGAGGTCTGGTAAGGATACGGTCGAACGGGAGACAAGGCTGAATGCTGTACGATCTGAATTAGACAAATTGCAGATTGTAAGGGATAGCACCAATACTGCCAATACTGCCAATACCTTTGATCCAAGTGAGACCAACCAGAATGTTGACGACATTGAAATGGATGGTGGCGTAGCAAATCCTTTCCAAGAGCAAATGTTAAGAGAGCAGGATGATCAGTTGGACAACATTCATAAAAGTATGCAAACGTTGCATTTGCATGCTCAGACGATGGGCCAAGAATTGGAAGATCAGGGTCAATTGCTAGATGACATGAACGACAAATTCGATTCAGTAACAACTAAACTGGGGCTGagtagaagaaaattagaATGGGTATatgaacaaaataaagaaaaatatgataatTGCTGCATCGGTTTATTAATAGTCGTATTGATAGTTTTATTAGTATTAGCATTCATTGCATAg
- the SDC1 gene encoding Sdc1p (similar to Saccharomyces cerevisiae SDC1 (YDR469W); ancestral locus Anc_5.594): MEHNEDNKPEILQPGSPALTARDITENRGESELIARDSTPITTSTTTATTSNVKPSIADVVGGSQTRRYLNDKVTPYLLDGMRLIAVEQPEDPLKRLGEYLIEQSEKINK, encoded by the coding sequence ATGGAACATAATGAGGATAATAAACCGGAAATTCTGCAGCCTGGAAGTCCAGCTTTGACTGCAAGAGATATTACAGAGAATAGAGGAGAATCTGAATTGATAGCGAGAGACTCTACACCAATAACAACATCGACGACGACTGCTACAACGAGTAACGTTAAGCCATCGATAGCTGACGTCGTTGGTGGATCACAAACGAGAAGATACTTAAATGACAAGGTGACTCCTTACCTTTTAGACGGTATGAGGCTAATTGCCGTGGAACAACCTGAGGACCCATTAAAAAGATTAGGCGAATATTTAATTGAACAAAGtgaaaagataaataaataa